A window of Paremcibacter congregatus contains these coding sequences:
- a CDS encoding response regulator: MSCECPEPLILLVEDSPVDYEITKRAFIKSGFKNELVRCEGGDEALDYLYRRGKYKDPKTSPAPHVVLLDLNMPGTDGRGVLKTIKDDPVLRRIPVIVLTTSDDQKDIEDCYALGANCYVQKPVNLVGFMDSIQQLNDFWFSAALLPKADA, translated from the coding sequence GTGAGTTGTGAATGCCCCGAACCTCTTATTTTACTGGTTGAAGATAGTCCGGTGGATTATGAAATAACCAAACGCGCCTTTATCAAGTCCGGCTTTAAAAATGAGCTCGTACGGTGTGAAGGCGGCGATGAGGCGCTTGATTATTTATACCGACGGGGCAAATATAAGGATCCGAAAACATCGCCTGCGCCGCATGTTGTTTTGCTGGATTTGAACATGCCGGGCACTGATGGCCGGGGTGTTCTGAAAACCATCAAGGATGATCCTGTTCTGAGGCGAATTCCGGTCATTGTCCTGACGACGTCTGATGATCAGAAAGACATTGAAGACTGTTACGCGCTGGGCGCCAACTGTTATGTACAAAAGCCTGTCAATCTGGTGGGATTTATGGATTCTATTCAACAGTTGAATGACTTCTGGTTTTCTGCGGCGCTGCTCCCCAAAGCAGACGCGTGA
- a CDS encoding AMP-binding protein, with protein sequence MKATYQEIYQAWQSDPDGFWADAAKSITWNKPYDNIRDDSRAPFYSWFPGGEVNVCYNAVDRHVAQGRGPQTALIYDSPVANVKQHYSYQDLLEKVSKLAGGLASLGVTKGDRVVIYMPMIPEAVFTMLACARIGAIHSVVFGGFADTELAKRIDDAKPKIIVSASGGIEPTHQVPYKPLLDSAVTHARHKVDHCVIFERPGLEVDLNGPRDIDGHHLMDNADPVPCVPVASGHPLYILYTSGTTGVPKGVVRDSAGYMVALSWSMPHVYGVESGDVYWAASDIGWVVGHSYIVYAPLLQGCTTVLFEGKPVGTPDAGTFWRVIEDYHVNVLFTAPTALRAIKREDPAGDHVRKYDLSSLRSLFLAGERADPDSIKWAETHLSRPVIDHWWQTETGWPAAANFAGLELMPVKYGSAGLPVPGYEICILDDHDRKRPAGETGDVAIKLPLPPGCLPTLWQKDDHYQTSYLADHKGYYATGDAGFIDADGYVHIMSRTDDIINVAGHRLSTGGIEEAVGAAPSVAECAVVGMKDDLKGMVPLAFVVLYPGNSAAPEAIAKEVITVVREKIGPVAALKTVIPVKRLPKTRSGKILRATLRKIADHEEFVVPATIDDPCILDEIRRNLTQHGMD encoded by the coding sequence ATGAAGGCAACATATCAGGAAATCTATCAGGCATGGCAATCGGACCCTGACGGGTTTTGGGCCGACGCCGCGAAATCCATTACCTGGAACAAGCCTTATGACAACATTCGGGACGACAGCAGGGCGCCATTTTATAGCTGGTTCCCGGGCGGTGAAGTCAATGTCTGTTATAACGCCGTGGACCGTCATGTGGCGCAAGGACGTGGCCCCCAGACCGCCCTGATCTATGACAGCCCGGTCGCCAACGTTAAACAACATTATAGCTACCAGGATCTTCTGGAAAAAGTGTCAAAACTCGCCGGAGGCCTAGCTTCTCTCGGGGTGACCAAAGGCGACCGCGTGGTAATTTATATGCCGATGATCCCGGAGGCCGTCTTCACCATGCTGGCCTGCGCCCGCATTGGCGCCATTCATTCTGTTGTCTTTGGTGGTTTTGCCGATACGGAACTGGCCAAACGCATTGATGACGCCAAGCCGAAAATCATCGTCTCCGCATCCGGTGGCATCGAACCTACCCATCAGGTGCCTTATAAACCACTGCTCGACAGCGCCGTGACCCACGCCCGCCACAAAGTGGACCATTGTGTTATTTTTGAACGCCCTGGACTGGAAGTAGACCTCAACGGCCCCCGGGATATCGACGGGCATCATCTGATGGACAACGCTGATCCCGTTCCCTGCGTGCCCGTCGCCTCCGGGCATCCGCTGTATATCCTCTATACCTCCGGCACCACAGGCGTACCCAAGGGGGTCGTGCGCGACAGTGCCGGATATATGGTGGCGTTAAGTTGGTCCATGCCGCATGTATATGGTGTCGAGTCCGGGGACGTCTATTGGGCCGCGTCTGACATTGGCTGGGTGGTCGGGCATTCCTATATCGTGTATGCCCCCTTGCTGCAAGGCTGCACCACAGTCCTGTTCGAAGGCAAGCCGGTGGGCACGCCCGATGCCGGTACTTTTTGGCGGGTCATTGAAGACTATCACGTCAATGTGCTGTTTACCGCACCGACCGCGCTACGCGCCATCAAACGCGAAGATCCCGCCGGTGACCATGTCAGGAAATATGATCTATCGTCTTTAAGAAGCCTGTTTCTCGCAGGAGAACGTGCTGACCCGGACAGCATAAAATGGGCCGAAACCCACTTGTCGCGTCCGGTTATAGACCATTGGTGGCAGACGGAAACCGGCTGGCCCGCCGCAGCGAATTTCGCCGGGTTAGAGCTCATGCCGGTGAAGTATGGCAGCGCCGGTCTGCCGGTGCCCGGGTATGAAATCTGCATCCTCGACGATCATGACCGGAAACGCCCCGCCGGTGAAACCGGTGATGTGGCGATTAAACTGCCTTTACCACCCGGATGTCTGCCGACCCTGTGGCAGAAGGATGACCATTATCAGACGTCTTATCTTGCCGACCATAAGGGCTATTACGCCACGGGGGATGCGGGCTTTATCGACGCGGATGGCTATGTCCATATCATGAGCCGCACCGACGACATCATCAATGTCGCTGGCCACAGGTTGTCCACCGGCGGGATCGAAGAAGCCGTCGGCGCCGCCCCCTCTGTGGCGGAGTGCGCCGTGGTTGGCATGAAAGACGACCTGAAAGGCATGGTGCCCCTGGCTTTCGTCGTGCTCTATCCCGGCAACAGCGCCGCGCCAGAGGCCATCGCCAAAGAAGTTATCACCGTTGTGCGTGAGAAAATAGGCCCCGTCGCGGCCTTAAAAACGGTAATTCCGGTCAAACGCCTGCCCAAAACCCGTTCCGGCAAGATCCTGCGCGCGACCTTACGTAAAATCGCCGATCATGAGGAATTTGTCGTCCCGGCGACGATTGATGATCCATGCATACTGGATGAAATCCGCCGTAACCTGACCCAACACGGGATGGATTAA
- a CDS encoding response regulator, protein MTVRRVLIADDHPLFRAALRQAVTKLDKNIEIIEVSNLEQAQATLAAISDIKLVLLDLHMSDSHGFSGLIMIRQEYPALPVIVVSASEDLNVMQKAMGHGASGFIPKSTDLAVIGAAINSVFDGDVWLPEGAAEKFAIQSEQDRETARRLASLTPAQFKVLMGLIQGLLNKQIAYNMDISEATVKAHVTAIFRKLNVNTRTQAVIFAQSLEVGSEPLELS, encoded by the coding sequence GTGACTGTTAGACGTGTCTTAATCGCAGATGACCACCCTTTGTTCCGGGCAGCTCTGAGGCAAGCCGTAACCAAGCTTGATAAAAACATAGAAATCATTGAAGTCAGCAACCTGGAACAGGCGCAGGCGACCCTTGCCGCTATTTCGGACATCAAGCTTGTCCTTCTCGACCTGCATATGTCCGACAGCCACGGGTTTTCCGGCCTGATCATGATCCGGCAGGAATATCCCGCCTTACCGGTGATCGTTGTATCCGCCAGTGAAGACCTGAACGTGATGCAGAAAGCCATGGGGCACGGGGCGTCCGGCTTTATTCCTAAATCAACGGATCTCGCCGTGATCGGAGCGGCAATCAACAGTGTATTTGACGGCGATGTGTGGCTGCCAGAAGGCGCCGCAGAAAAATTTGCCATTCAAAGTGAACAGGATCGTGAAACAGCCCGCCGCCTTGCCAGCCTCACTCCGGCACAATTCAAGGTATTGATGGGATTGATCCAGGGATTACTGAACAAACAGATCGCCTATAATATGGATATATCGGAAGCCACCGTAAAGGCCCATGTCACCGCCATATTTCGCAAGCTGAATGTCAATACCCGCACCCAGGCCGTAATCTTCGCCCAGTCTCTGGAAGTGGGAAGTGAACCTCTGGAACTTTCCTAA
- a CDS encoding CHASE domain-containing protein codes for MNNKEAFIKEKAAIIRGGQLHWYHWLVVGLSLLLTCTAWYISKNNIDERTKVFFEREADQVVELVVERMLKYEDALWSGVAAIQSHGGDMTHDQWIVFAESLRIDVKYPGINGIGVIHHVLPETLSGYLEQQRISRPDYGIHPAHQNAEYLPISYIEPVKDNIKAVGLDMAHEANRYSAALKARDEGGANITGPIVLVQDEGGTPGFLFFAPFYQGKKNVTLEDRQANFTGAVYAPFVVEKLLEGTLKKDRRRVGIQFLDGDDILHDELNGGESDFDPDPMYKKSVSLELYGRHWVFNIWSSESFRKETSNHQPLIILIGGIVIDTMLLILFLFVTRSNKRALCFAERMSQSYNDKAKELSHLVEILSQSNKELDQFAYIASHDLKEPLRGISSYAQFLSEDYADKLDDDGIYKLKTLVKLSERMDKLISDLLHVSRLGRTDLKLVTVDMDRILKEDVLDNLEFSIQEKNIQIRIDRPLPLYECDPLWIKELWQNLISNAVKYNDKSDGWVEIGYKESENEDNVFYVKDNGIGIPGKHKEDIFNIFKRLHASDKFGGGSGAGLFIARKIVDRHNGRMWVESNMGEGTTVYFTLKGVDV; via the coding sequence TTGAATAATAAAGAAGCCTTTATCAAAGAAAAAGCAGCTATTATTCGAGGGGGGCAATTACATTGGTACCATTGGCTGGTGGTTGGCCTGTCGTTGTTGCTGACCTGTACCGCATGGTATATTTCAAAAAATAATATTGATGAACGCACAAAGGTGTTTTTTGAAAGAGAAGCAGATCAGGTCGTTGAACTGGTTGTGGAAAGGATGTTGAAATACGAGGATGCGCTGTGGAGCGGTGTGGCGGCAATACAGTCACATGGCGGTGATATGACACATGATCAATGGATTGTCTTTGCCGAAAGTCTCCGCATTGATGTGAAATACCCCGGTATTAATGGCATTGGCGTCATACATCATGTGCTGCCCGAAACGTTGTCCGGGTATCTTGAACAGCAACGTATCAGCCGTCCTGACTACGGTATTCATCCCGCGCATCAGAATGCGGAATATCTGCCGATCAGTTATATCGAACCGGTTAAAGACAATATAAAGGCTGTCGGTCTTGACATGGCTCATGAAGCTAATCGCTATTCCGCCGCCTTAAAAGCACGGGATGAGGGTGGCGCAAATATTACGGGTCCCATTGTCCTGGTTCAGGATGAAGGCGGGACACCGGGGTTCTTGTTTTTCGCACCGTTTTATCAGGGGAAGAAGAATGTAACGCTGGAAGATCGTCAGGCTAATTTTACAGGAGCTGTCTATGCCCCGTTCGTAGTGGAAAAATTGCTGGAAGGGACCCTTAAAAAAGACAGACGGCGTGTTGGCATTCAGTTTCTGGATGGTGATGATATTCTGCATGATGAACTGAATGGCGGGGAAAGCGATTTTGATCCTGATCCCATGTATAAGAAAAGCGTGTCCCTGGAATTATACGGGCGTCACTGGGTGTTTAATATCTGGAGTTCGGAATCTTTTAGAAAAGAGACCAGCAATCATCAGCCGCTGATCATTTTAATAGGAGGCATTGTAATAGATACCATGCTTCTGATCTTGTTCTTGTTTGTAACGCGGTCGAACAAGCGGGCGCTGTGCTTTGCGGAAAGAATGTCGCAAAGTTATAATGATAAGGCGAAAGAATTATCACATCTTGTGGAAATCCTATCACAATCCAATAAGGAACTGGATCAATTCGCCTATATCGCCTCGCATGACCTGAAAGAACCTTTGCGGGGAATATCAAGTTATGCGCAGTTTTTAAGCGAGGATTACGCGGACAAGCTGGATGATGATGGCATCTATAAATTGAAAACCCTGGTAAAGCTTTCTGAACGCATGGACAAATTAATCAGTGATTTGTTGCATGTATCCCGGTTGGGGCGTACAGATTTAAAACTTGTTACGGTGGATATGGACCGGATATTGAAGGAAGACGTTCTTGATAATCTCGAGTTTTCCATTCAGGAGAAAAACATTCAGATCAGGATAGATCGTCCGCTGCCGCTGTATGAATGTGATCCGTTATGGATTAAGGAACTGTGGCAGAATCTGATCAGCAATGCAGTTAAATATAACGATAAAAGTGACGGCTGGGTTGAAATCGGATATAAAGAAAGTGAAAATGAGGATAATGTCTTTTACGTGAAAGATAACGGGATAGGGATTCCCGGAAAACACAAAGAAGATATCTTTAATATATTCAAGAGATTACATGCCAGTGACAAATTTGGTGGCGGTTCCGGCGCCGGTTTATTCATTGCCAGGAAAATCGTCGATCGTCATAATGGCAGAATGTGGGTAGAGTCGAACATGGGAGAAGGAACAACCGTATACTTTACCTTAAAAGGAGTTGATGTGTGA
- a CDS encoding sodium:solute symporter family protein — MDVQTLTYIIVGLTFALYIGIAVWSRAGSTDEFYVAGGGVHPLANGMATAADWMSAASFISMAGLISFMGRDGGMYLMGWTGGYVLLALLLAPYLRKFGKFTVPDFVGDRYYSDTARLVAVVCAIFVSFTYVAGQMRGVGIVFSRFLEVEIETGVLIGMTVVFFYAVLGGMKGITYTQVAQYCVLIFAFMVPAIFISILMTDNPIPQLGFGSTLNDGSGVYLLDKLDGLSEELGFGTYTDGTKSTIDIFFITAALMVGTAGLPHVIIRFFTVPRVRDARISAGYALVLIAILYTSAPAIASFARVNLINTVSNAEYTATPEWFKNWEDSSLIGWLDKNNDGKIQYVKGAPFVGKPNFSEARGVHGQRLLHNAPTDGANELYIDRDIIVLANPEIAGLPNWVIALVAAGGLAAALSTAAGLLLVISTSISHDLFKKILLPNITDKQELMFARMAAAVAIAIAGYFGINPPGFVAQVVAFAFGLAASSFFPIIIMGIFSKRMNKEGAIAGMVSGILFTSIYIIYFKFINPGDNNAAHWLLGISPEGIGTFGMIVNFVVAYGVSRVTAAPPQDVQDMVESIRIPKGAGASYHHHLAH; from the coding sequence ATGGATGTACAAACCTTAACCTATATTATCGTTGGGCTGACTTTTGCGCTCTATATCGGTATTGCCGTATGGTCCCGGGCGGGATCGACGGATGAATTTTATGTGGCTGGCGGCGGGGTTCATCCTTTGGCCAATGGTATGGCGACTGCGGCGGACTGGATGTCTGCGGCGTCTTTTATTTCCATGGCGGGTCTGATTTCCTTCATGGGCCGGGACGGCGGCATGTATCTGATGGGCTGGACCGGCGGATATGTTTTGCTGGCCTTGTTGCTTGCCCCTTATCTGCGTAAATTTGGCAAGTTTACTGTACCGGATTTCGTAGGGGACCGTTATTATTCTGATACGGCCCGTCTGGTGGCGGTGGTCTGTGCGATCTTCGTTTCCTTTACCTATGTAGCAGGTCAGATGCGCGGTGTGGGTATTGTTTTTTCCCGCTTTCTGGAAGTGGAGATTGAGACAGGCGTTTTGATCGGCATGACGGTTGTGTTCTTTTATGCCGTGCTCGGCGGGATGAAGGGCATTACTTATACCCAGGTGGCGCAATATTGCGTGTTGATTTTTGCCTTCATGGTGCCGGCGATCTTTATTTCGATCCTGATGACCGACAATCCGATCCCGCAGCTCGGGTTTGGCAGCACCCTGAATGACGGTTCTGGCGTGTATCTGCTCGACAAACTTGATGGGCTTAGCGAGGAACTTGGCTTTGGCACCTATACGGACGGCACCAAATCGACCATTGATATTTTCTTTATCACGGCTGCTTTGATGGTGGGTACAGCGGGTCTGCCGCATGTGATCATCCGCTTCTTCACTGTACCACGGGTGCGGGATGCGCGGATTTCTGCCGGTTATGCTCTGGTTCTGATTGCTATTCTTTATACTTCTGCGCCTGCGATTGCGTCTTTTGCCCGGGTGAATCTGATCAATACGGTCAGTAACGCCGAATATACGGCAACCCCGGAATGGTTTAAAAACTGGGAAGACAGCAGTCTGATTGGTTGGCTTGACAAGAATAACGATGGCAAGATCCAGTATGTGAAAGGCGCGCCTTTTGTCGGCAAACCGAATTTCTCTGAAGCCCGGGGCGTGCATGGTCAACGTTTGTTGCATAATGCACCAACGGACGGCGCTAACGAACTGTATATTGACCGGGATATTATTGTTCTGGCCAATCCGGAGATTGCCGGTCTGCCCAATTGGGTGATTGCCCTGGTCGCGGCCGGGGGACTGGCGGCGGCGTTGTCAACAGCGGCGGGCTTGCTGCTGGTGATCTCGACATCGATCTCTCATGATTTGTTCAAGAAGATCCTGTTGCCGAATATCACTGATAAGCAGGAACTGATGTTCGCCCGTATGGCGGCGGCTGTGGCGATCGCGATTGCCGGTTATTTTGGCATCAACCCGCCCGGCTTCGTGGCGCAGGTGGTGGCCTTTGCCTTTGGTCTTGCGGCATCGTCTTTCTTCCCGATCATCATCATGGGGATTTTCTCCAAACGGATGAACAAGGAGGGGGCCATCGCCGGTATGGTCAGCGGTATTCTGTTTACCTCGATTTACATCATCTACTTCAAGTTCATCAACCCGGGCGACAATAACGCCGCCCACTGGTTGCTGGGGATCTCACCGGAAGGTATCGGAACCTTTGGCATGATTGTGAACTTTGTTGTGGCATACGGGGTCAGTCGGGTAACCGCCGCGCCGCCACAGGATGTTCAGGATATGGTGGAAAGCATTCGCATTCCGAAAGGGGCCGGTGCGTCCTACCATCACCACCTGGCGCATTAG
- a CDS encoding NahK/ErcS family hybrid sensor histidine kinase/response regulator, whose product MLQGWVIVLISLGYMGCLFLVARHGDQNRNVPQKPFTRALIYSLSLAVYCSSWTYYGAAGSATSQGLGFFTIYLGPLLVILFGHKFIKRLVVTGQHQHTSSIADFISARYGKSQNLATMIACLAVIGSLPYIALQLKSIATTFQILSDASEIEFLSTVTASANSKALFVALVLAFFSIMFGTRHIDATEHHRGLIQAIAFESIIKLVALMAVGLFVTFYLMDGVGDVLGHLHLLNETRGLFTADQLNMRFFTMLFLSMAAIICLPRQFHVMVVENNSPDDVGMARWVFPLYLLLISLVFIPIVVGGMELLAGKVNNPDFYVLGLPITFENKALAILTYLGGFSAATGMVIVACIALSTMICNDIAMPLFLKFKLINLDEQNFSRLLLVIRRLSIILLMLLAYAYYMASSDDALANIGLISFVAASQFLPAILGAILWRKGHKSGVVYGVSAGFIMWFYTLLLPSMSGIEWLNNMVIAQGPFGIAWLKPEALFGITAMDPLTHGVVFSFLANMACYLYFSWRAHPSMLDKIQARVFVDTNQGKMQPMDITPSEEVTTTEELKKLVTKVLGGKAGSSLIDDFNMSTGRTLAATDRIDAQFVQFVEGLIARAIGASAAHHLIASTLKGSNFQIEDVVRFLNDASEELEFNKEILQETLENLGQAVLVFDEKMNILAWNKKYIEMFGYPDTFLYVGRPVEDLVRYNARQGEYGNGDVEAILTRRKEDWRKQRPRSGIRFRPNGQVVQILSNPIPGGSMVVSFTDITELKRIENALRQNEENMRFYTDNVPEIIAYTDRDYRLRFANKAYHAAYNPDGKEIIGKHIREVLGEEDYSQREPYVEGVLAGEKQLFDLEIFREGQGIRHTQVSYVPQKDEKGRVQGFFALYQDVTDRHIAELALKDTNENLEVRVKKRTVELSRLNAELHAEIIARHETEEALRLAKQQAESATQSKTRFLAAASHDLLQPLNAARLFASVLEEDLAGHDPETYGLVQNISQSLKSSERLLNALLDISKLDAGGITPEVTDFPVQSLLTALNVEFSAIAQDKNIELRSIDCGAYISSDKGLLQSVLQNLISNAIRYTRKGRVLVGCRHKASELSIEIWDTGSGIEADQHEAIFQEFKRLKNSKDSDDKGLGLGLAITDRIIKILGHRITVHSVQGQGSVFRVSVPLSIGQPEQVAGARQEDVPPSPKTALSVLCVDNEKTILDGMEKLLTRWHCQVTTAADYPEAKEKLAQSGQPLNVAFVDYQLDTPETGLDLLIRLRQSMGAGMVGYIVTADRSVEVQEKISAAGFQLIQKPVEPAALRAALLSVENGY is encoded by the coding sequence ATGTTGCAAGGCTGGGTAATTGTTCTGATTTCATTGGGCTATATGGGGTGCCTGTTTCTGGTGGCGCGTCATGGAGATCAAAACCGCAATGTCCCGCAAAAACCGTTCACCCGCGCCCTGATTTACAGCCTGTCGCTTGCGGTCTACTGTTCTTCCTGGACCTATTACGGGGCGGCGGGGTCGGCAACATCCCAGGGCCTCGGTTTTTTTACTATTTATCTCGGGCCGCTGCTGGTTATTCTGTTTGGTCATAAATTTATAAAACGTCTTGTCGTGACCGGCCAACATCAACATACATCCTCGATTGCCGACTTTATTTCGGCCCGTTATGGCAAAAGCCAGAATCTTGCGACAATGATTGCCTGTCTGGCCGTGATTGGTTCGCTGCCTTATATCGCGCTTCAGCTGAAATCCATCGCCACCACCTTCCAGATTTTGTCCGACGCGTCGGAAATTGAATTCTTGTCGACGGTGACGGCATCCGCAAACAGCAAAGCACTCTTTGTGGCCTTGGTGCTGGCCTTTTTTTCCATCATGTTTGGCACCCGGCATATTGATGCGACGGAACATCACCGGGGGTTGATCCAGGCGATCGCCTTTGAATCAATTATCAAACTTGTGGCGTTGATGGCGGTGGGGCTGTTTGTTACCTTTTACCTGATGGACGGGGTCGGGGATGTTCTGGGCCATTTGCATCTCCTGAACGAAACACGAGGGCTTTTTACGGCCGACCAGCTTAACATGCGGTTCTTCACGATGCTGTTTCTCAGTATGGCGGCGATCATTTGTTTGCCGCGGCAGTTTCATGTCATGGTGGTGGAAAACAACAGCCCTGATGATGTCGGTATGGCGCGGTGGGTGTTTCCGCTTTATCTGCTGTTGATCAGTCTGGTGTTTATTCCCATCGTGGTGGGGGGCATGGAACTTCTGGCGGGCAAGGTCAACAACCCGGATTTCTATGTTCTGGGCCTGCCGATTACGTTTGAAAATAAAGCTCTGGCGATCCTGACGTATCTTGGTGGTTTCTCGGCCGCCACAGGGATGGTGATTGTTGCCTGTATCGCGCTCAGCACGATGATCTGCAATGATATCGCCATGCCGCTGTTTTTGAAGTTCAAGCTGATCAATCTTGATGAACAGAATTTCAGCCGCTTGTTGCTGGTGATCCGACGCCTGTCGATCATTTTACTGATGTTGCTGGCCTATGCTTATTATATGGCCTCTTCCGATGATGCGCTGGCGAATATAGGGCTGATCTCTTTTGTCGCCGCCAGTCAGTTTCTGCCGGCCATTCTAGGGGCCATTTTGTGGCGTAAAGGGCATAAGAGTGGTGTGGTATATGGAGTAAGCGCCGGTTTTATTATGTGGTTCTATACGCTGCTTTTACCCAGCATGTCAGGAATTGAGTGGTTGAATAATATGGTGATTGCACAGGGGCCGTTTGGCATCGCCTGGCTGAAGCCGGAGGCATTGTTCGGGATCACGGCGATGGATCCACTGACTCACGGGGTGGTGTTTAGTTTTCTCGCCAATATGGCCTGCTATCTTTATTTTTCCTGGCGGGCGCACCCGAGCATGCTGGACAAGATACAAGCCCGGGTGTTTGTTGACACCAATCAGGGCAAGATGCAGCCAATGGATATCACGCCATCGGAAGAGGTCACGACAACAGAAGAGTTGAAGAAACTGGTGACCAAAGTTCTCGGCGGGAAGGCAGGCAGCAGCTTAATTGACGATTTTAATATGTCGACCGGACGCACCTTGGCCGCGACGGACCGGATAGACGCGCAGTTCGTACAGTTTGTTGAAGGATTGATTGCCCGGGCCATTGGCGCATCGGCGGCTCATCATCTGATTGCATCGACACTGAAAGGGTCAAATTTCCAAATTGAGGATGTCGTCCGATTTCTTAACGATGCGTCAGAAGAGCTTGAATTTAATAAGGAAATATTACAAGAGACCCTCGAAAACCTCGGGCAGGCGGTGTTGGTGTTTGACGAAAAAATGAATATTCTGGCCTGGAACAAGAAATATATAGAGATGTTTGGATACCCGGATACCTTTCTTTATGTTGGCCGCCCGGTGGAAGATCTGGTGCGTTATAACGCCCGCCAGGGGGAATATGGCAATGGGGATGTGGAAGCCATCCTGACGCGGCGTAAAGAAGACTGGCGCAAACAGCGACCACGTAGCGGAATACGGTTTCGCCCCAACGGTCAGGTGGTGCAGATCCTGTCGAATCCTATTCCGGGGGGCAGTATGGTGGTCAGCTTTACTGACATCACCGAATTGAAGCGCATTGAAAATGCGTTACGTCAGAATGAAGAAAATATGCGGTTTTATACCGATAATGTCCCGGAAATTATCGCCTATACGGATCGGGATTATCGCTTGCGGTTTGCCAACAAAGCCTATCACGCGGCCTATAATCCAGACGGAAAAGAGATTATCGGCAAACATATTCGCGAGGTATTGGGTGAGGAGGATTATAGCCAGAGAGAACCTTACGTAGAGGGGGTTCTGGCCGGGGAAAAACAGCTTTTTGATCTGGAAATTTTCCGGGAAGGGCAAGGCATCCGTCATACCCAGGTATCCTATGTGCCGCAAAAAGATGAAAAGGGTCGTGTTCAGGGGTTCTTCGCGCTGTATCAGGATGTGACGGATCGCCACATTGCTGAACTGGCCTTGAAAGACACGAATGAAAACCTTGAGGTACGGGTCAAAAAACGGACTGTGGAGCTGTCGCGGCTGAATGCCGAACTGCATGCGGAGATTATTGCCCGTCATGAAACGGAAGAAGCCTTGCGGCTCGCCAAGCAGCAGGCGGAGAGCGCGACCCAGAGTAAAACCCGTTTCCTCGCCGCAGCCAGTCATGATCTGCTGCAGCCGCTGAATGCGGCGCGATTGTTTGCCTCTGTCCTGGAAGAGGATCTTGCTGGCCATGACCCGGAAACCTATGGTTTGGTGCAGAACATATCACAATCCCTGAAGTCTTCCGAAAGATTGCTCAACGCCTTGCTGGATATTTCCAAGCTGGATGCGGGTGGCATTACGCCGGAGGTCACAGATTTCCCGGTGCAAAGCCTTTTGACGGCCCTGAACGTGGAGTTCTCGGCCATTGCCCAGGATAAAAACATTGAGTTACGCAGCATTGATTGCGGGGCCTATATATCCAGCGATAAAGGTTTGTTGCAGAGCGTCCTGCAGAACCTGATTTCCAATGCCATTCGTTACACCAGAAAGGGGCGGGTACTGGTTGGTTGCCGTCATAAGGCGTCCGAATTGAGCATTGAAATATGGGATACGGGGTCCGGTATCGAAGCGGATCAGCATGAAGCTATTTTTCAGGAATTCAAACGCCTGAAAAACAGTAAGGATTCAGATGATAAAGGGCTCGGGCTGGGGCTTGCGATTACGGATAGGATTATTAAAATTCTGGGGCATCGCATTACGGTCCATTCTGTGCAAGGGCAGGGGTCAGTGTTCCGTGTCTCGGTTCCCCTCAGTATTGGACAGCCTGAGCAGGTGGCCGGCGCGCGACAGGAGGATGTTCCACCGTCCCCTAAAACAGCTCTTTCGGTATTGTGTGTGGATAATGAGAAAACCATATTGGACGGGATGGAGAAGCTGCTGACCCGTTGGCACTGTCAGGTGACTACGGCGGCGGACTATCCAGAAGCAAAAGAAAAACTGGCACAGTCCGGACAACCCCTGAATGTGGCCTTTGTCGATTATCAGCTGGACACGCCGGAAACCGGGCTGGATCTGTTGATCAGGCTGCGGCAAAGTATGGGGGCCGGGATGGTGGGCTATATCGTGACGGCGGACCGGTCGGTGGAGGTGCAGGAAAAAATCAGCGCCGCCGGTTTTCAGCTGATTCAAAAGCCGGTTGAACCGGCAGCCTTGAGAGCCGCGTTATTGAGCGTGGAGAATGGGTATTAG